Within Mongoliitalea daihaiensis, the genomic segment AGTATCAATGCCACTTACATGGTAGATCATGAAATCGGATACATTAAGGTAACAAGATTCGCAGCAACCACCTACGAAGAATTCAAAAAATCCCTCAGTGACTTGAAAGATCAGGGAATGACTAAACTGATTTTAGACTTACAAAGCAATCCAGGAGGATATATGACCGCCGCTATCAATATGGTAGATGAACTCTTGGGTGATAATGCATTGATTGTTTCCCAAAAAGGAAAAACAAGCCGCTTCAATAACAAAGCATATGCAATCAGACCTGGAATGTTTGAAGATGGCTCTGTTATCGTGTTGATCAATGAAGGCAGTGCCTCTGCATCTGAAATTGTAGCAGGAGCCATCCAAGATAATGACAGAGGACTTGTAGTAGGTAGAAGGTCCTTTGGGAAAGGTTTGGTACAATTACCATTAGATCTATCCGACGGAGCAGAACTACGTCTAACCATCGCTCGATACTATACTCCTTCTGGAAGATCGATTCAAAAACCATATGGAGAAAACGAAGACTACTCTTCTGATTGGAATAATCGTTTAATTCATGGAGAGTTTTTCTCTGCTGACAGTGTGAAATTCAGTGATAGCTTGAAATATGAAACAGTTTCAGGCAGAACGGTCTATGGAGGGGGTGGAATCATGCCTGATTTCTTTGTCCCACTTGATACTACCATGGCAAGTGCTTATGTCAATAGATTGTTTAACTCAGATTCTGCACGTGAATTTATCCTGGATTATGTGGATTCCAACAAAAAGAAATTTGAAGGCATGAGTTTCGAAGATTATTACAATAAATTTAAAGTTTCGGATGATATGCTTCAAGCCCTGATCAAGATGGGGGAGAAAAACAAAGTGAAATACGACGAGAAGGATTTCAAAAAATCTAAAGAATATCTTCGCGTCCTTGTCAAAGCACATATGGGGAGAAATGTTTTCGATGACAATGCCTTTTACAAGGTTATCAATGATATCAATGAAATCTACCTGCAAGCTGTCAATCTTTTTGATGAAGCGGAAAAATTGGCATTGAATTCTAAAAAGGAGTAGAGTTTAAGAAAATCTTTTAATAGAAAGCCAGGCTATCAGAAGCTTGGCTTTTTACGTTTATGGAAAATCGCTTGATTCAGAAACGCTTTTTGAGCTAATTTGAAATAAATCCAGCATTATGAAGTACTCCCTGTTCATCTTTCTATTTGTTTCAATCATTTCAATGAAGCCACTGAAGACTCAAGCCCAAACTCAAACTCAAGCTAAAGCTAAAATCACCCATATCGCAGTATATGTCAAAGACATTAAAAGCAGCACTGATTTTTACGTCAAAGTTTTTGGCTTTCCCAAACTCGACGAACCCTTTAAAGATGGCCTCCATGATTGGTTGGATATTGGGAATAACTTAAGCATGCATATCATTCAAGCGCCTTGGGAACCTGTGATTATCAATAAACATAACCACATTTGTTTCAGTGTCCCCGATATGGACACGTTTATTCAAAACCTAGAAACATTAAATATTCCTTACGAAGACTGGCCCGGCAACCCCTACACTATCACCACCCGGCCTGATGGAATTCGCCAATTGTATATCCGTGACCCTGATGGGTATTGGCTAGAGGTGAATGATGAATATTGAGGGAACGCGAAGGCGCGAACGCAAGGTTTTAAAATCGCAAAGAATCAAATCCTGGGGTAAATATGAAAAATCTTATATACGTTAAAGGACTGTTTGCCACAAAGGCTCAAAGGCACTAAGATATGAGGTTGGGGAATATACATCTCTATAAAATCTCAAATTATGTCTTTTTTCGATTATAAGTGCAAATGAAAAATAGTATTCATGGTTATTCTTTGTAGGTATAAGTAAGTTCTTGCCTTAAAATCAATGATAAAAAAAGCCTTGGTGGGATCACCAAGACTTTTGAATAAATTATTATTTGTAAAGGGTGGATGGCCATTTGTCATTGCCTGAGTTGATATCGGTGATCACTTTGTCAGGATCGATTTCTACCGCTACCACTTTCTTATCTACTCTGAGTAGGTGGCTCCATTGATTACCCTTAAACCAAATCTCTACTGGTAACATTCTTCTTTCTTTCTCTCCATCTTCATACGTGATTTCTAGCAATACAGGCATTGGCATTTCACCTCTATTGGATAGATTTACCACATAATTACCACCGTAAGGGAATACTCCATCAATGGCTAAATCAATGTTGGCATTGCTGTAGAACCAGCCCTTCCAGAACCAATCCAGATTCTCTCCCGATACATTTTCCATGTGGTTAAAGAAGTCTGTGGGCTGCGGATGCTTGTAAGCCCAAGTATTAATGTAGGATCTGAAAGCTCTATTAAATGTTTCGGGGCCTAACACATACTCTTTGAGCATCATCAATCCCATCGCCGGTTTGTAGTAAGCTGCCATTCCTAAATTATTGGACTGTGTTCTATCAGGGTGTGTGGCGGTGGGCTCTCTGTCTTTGCTTGTCATCCAACCGATATATCTTCTGGTCTGCTTCAGATTATTGGTGTACTCTCCATCATTAAACGCTAGGTAACTGTAGTAATTGATAAACGTATTGAAACCTTCATCCATCCAAGCATGTCTACGCTCATTGGAACCCACAATCATCGGGAACCAATTATGTCCAAACTCATGGTCAGTCACACCCCATAAAGACTCTCCTTTGGACTTCCAACTACAGAAATTCAATCCTGGATATTCCATCCCTCCTACTTCCGCCGCTACATTAACCGCTACTGGATAAGGATATTCGTACCACATCTCAGAATAATGTTCTACCGAAGCTTTACTGTATTCGGTGGATCTTCCCCAAGCTTCATAGCCATCACTTTCTACGGGGTAAACCGATTGGGCCATGGCAGTCTTGCCTGAAGGCAAATTGATTTTGGCTGCATCCCAAATAAAGGCTTTGGAAGATGAAAAAGCCACATCGCGGGTATTGTTCATTTTGAAATGCCAAGTGAGATTTCCGCTTTGGGCTGGACGAGTTTTACCATAGTCTGTTACTTCATCTGGTGAAATAAGGTAAACCCGTTCATCACTAGTAGCTGCTTGCTTCATTCTATCTTGAAGTAGCTTAGGTAAAACTTGCGTTGGATTGACCAACTCACCTGAAGCTACTACGATATGATCATAAGGTACTGTGATTTTATAGTCAAAATCTCCATAACCCAAATAAAACTCTCCAGCACCTAAGTACGGATCGGTGTTCCAACCAGTCACATCATCGAAGACAGCAACTTTAGGATACCATTGTGCTAATGCAAAGATTTCACCATTTTTGGTGCTTACGCGACCCATGCGATCCATTCCTTTTTGTGGGATTTTATAGGCAAAATCCATGGAAATAGTCGCTTGGCCACCATTGGCAGGTATAGGTTCAGCA encodes:
- a CDS encoding S41 family peptidase; this translates as MSEIKNSKQQIRVPIILALGISAGIWIGATFAEPKNDRNDLRAAIYKLQEIITYINRDYVDSVNTNELVEYGIQQMLEKLDPHSSYIPARDATLAKSQLEGEFDGIGVEFGIIRDTIYVVAPLTGGPSEKLGIQSGDQIISVDGKSVAGTGITNRDVFDLLRGPRGSKVNIEVKRKNQASLLPFEIQRDKIPQYSINATYMVDHEIGYIKVTRFAATTYEEFKKSLSDLKDQGMTKLILDLQSNPGGYMTAAINMVDELLGDNALIVSQKGKTSRFNNKAYAIRPGMFEDGSVIVLINEGSASASEIVAGAIQDNDRGLVVGRRSFGKGLVQLPLDLSDGAELRLTIARYYTPSGRSIQKPYGENEDYSSDWNNRLIHGEFFSADSVKFSDSLKYETVSGRTVYGGGGIMPDFFVPLDTTMASAYVNRLFNSDSAREFILDYVDSNKKKFEGMSFEDYYNKFKVSDDMLQALIKMGEKNKVKYDEKDFKKSKEYLRVLVKAHMGRNVFDDNAFYKVINDINEIYLQAVNLFDEAEKLALNSKKE
- a CDS encoding VOC family protein → MKYSLFIFLFVSIISMKPLKTQAQTQTQAKAKITHIAVYVKDIKSSTDFYVKVFGFPKLDEPFKDGLHDWLDIGNNLSMHIIQAPWEPVIINKHNHICFSVPDMDTFIQNLETLNIPYEDWPGNPYTITTRPDGIRQLYIRDPDGYWLEVNDEY
- a CDS encoding M1 family metallopeptidase — protein: MKNTWIGIIVLFFISSATSPLFAQQVRDNRDDAFTEFGYRQGTAYRTASGKPGPSYWQNGADYVMNVILDEDEQTITGNVVITYKNNSPEALDFVWLYLEQNRFTPESRGTLTTPVQGNRYNGDLDGGNTITNVKAQVVGRNKPVSSEHYISDTRMQVYFAEPIPANGGQATISMDFAYKIPQKGMDRMGRVSTKNGEIFALAQWYPKVAVFDDVTGWNTDPYLGAGEFYLGYGDFDYKITVPYDHIVVASGELVNPTQVLPKLLQDRMKQAATSDERVYLISPDEVTDYGKTRPAQSGNLTWHFKMNNTRDVAFSSSKAFIWDAAKINLPSGKTAMAQSVYPVESDGYEAWGRSTEYSKASVEHYSEMWYEYPYPVAVNVAAEVGGMEYPGLNFCSWKSKGESLWGVTDHEFGHNWFPMIVGSNERRHAWMDEGFNTFINYYSYLAFNDGEYTNNLKQTRRYIGWMTSKDREPTATHPDRTQSNNLGMAAYYKPAMGLMMLKEYVLGPETFNRAFRSYINTWAYKHPQPTDFFNHMENVSGENLDWFWKGWFYSNANIDLAIDGVFPYGGNYVVNLSNRGEMPMPVLLEITYEDGEKERRMLPVEIWFKGNQWSHLLRVDKKVVAVEIDPDKVITDINSGNDKWPSTLYK